The DNA region GGGGGCTTGTGGAAAACGCGGACGACCTTTCAAAACACAGCATCCCCATAGAAACCCTTATGAACACCGAGGGCGGCCTGACTCTGGGAAACCTTCGCTTCACCGGCTCCGGCAAGGATTTCGTCCACTCGTTTCAACACCGCATCGCCCACATCCTTGAAGAAAACGGGGCGTACTCCACGGGCTCCGGAAAATCCGGCCACGCCCAGAAGGGCAGGCACATCACTTATAACGTGCTGCAGCCCTACCCTGCCGGAGACCTTCAGGGGCTGTGCCCCACCATCCGCATCACCCCTTAGGGCGGGCACAAGCGCGAACTGCAGGGTAAGGCGTTCATAAGCGGCAAGAAGAGGGTGACGCAGGCTTTCTCGTTGCCAGGGGGCTTCGCACAAGAGGGACGATGTTGCAGGCGGGAAACTAGCGGATGGAATCGAACAGCGATCTTTTGCTTGAACAGGCGGTGACTGATGTCGCCCGGCGGATGCTCGATGGGGCGCAGAAAAGCCACGCCTGGGACCACACCCTGCGAGTGCTGGCCCTTGCCTCCCGCATCGGAGAGGCCGAGGGCGCGGACCTTCTCGTGGTGCGCCTGGCGGCCCTTCTGCATGATGTCGGGCGGCCCTTCGAGGACGAGTCATGCGGAGCCGTGTGCCACGCGGCAAAAGGCGCGGATCTGGCCGGGCCTGTTCTCATTGGGCTTAATATCGACGCGGGCAGGCGGGAAAACGTCCTCCACGCCATCCGAACCCACAGGTACAGGGGAAACGGAGCGCCGGAAACACTGGAGGCGCAGGTGCTCTTCGACGCTGACAAGCTCGATTCCATAGGCGCGGTGGGCGTCGCCAGGGCTTTCCAGTTCGCTGGCGAGGTGGGCGCG from Deltaproteobacteria bacterium includes:
- a CDS encoding HD domain-containing protein encodes the protein MESNSDLLLEQAVTDVARRMLDGAQKSHAWDHTLRVLALASRIGEAEGADLLVVRLAALLHDVGRPFEDESCGAVCHAAKGADLAGPVLIGLNIDAGRRENVLHAIRTHRYRGNGAPETLEAQVLFDADKLDSIGAVGVARAFQFAGEVGARLHNPDKAPELTSPYGEDDTGFREYSLKLRFISQRMLTRTGRAMAKDRHAFMEEFFRRFLAEQKAIE